A single Deinococcus sp. HSC-46F16 DNA region contains:
- a CDS encoding DedA family protein codes for MADWVQGLMDSMGYLGILLLMILENLFPPIPSELIMPSAGFAAARGEMSLPIVILMGVLGSVIGTLPLYYIGRAFGEERLVAWADKHGKWLTLSGKDIRKADDWFDRHGTKAVLFGRMVPGIRSLLSLPAGMSEMPMPKFLIYSAIGSGLWATALAMAGYVLGENYDRVEQYISPVSKIVLAVVVVAAVVWFLKRRREQKAGA; via the coding sequence ATGGCGGACTGGGTGCAGGGCTTGATGGACAGCATGGGATACCTGGGGATCTTGCTGCTGATGATTCTGGAAAACCTCTTTCCGCCGATTCCCAGCGAGCTGATCATGCCCTCGGCGGGCTTCGCGGCGGCGCGGGGCGAGATGAGCCTGCCCATCGTGATCCTGATGGGCGTGCTGGGCAGCGTGATCGGCACCCTGCCGCTGTACTACATCGGGCGGGCCTTTGGGGAGGAACGCCTGGTCGCCTGGGCCGACAAGCACGGCAAGTGGCTGACCCTCAGCGGCAAGGACATCCGCAAGGCCGACGACTGGTTCGATCGGCACGGCACCAAGGCGGTGCTGTTCGGCCGGATGGTGCCCGGCATTCGCAGCCTGCTGAGCCTGCCTGCGGGCATGAGCGAGATGCCCATGCCCAAGTTCCTGATCTACAGCGCCATCGGCTCGGGACTGTGGGCCACTGCCCTCGCCATGGCGGGCTACGTGTTGGGCGAGAACTACGACCGGGTCGAGCAGTACATCAGCCCGGTGTCGAAAATCGTGCTGGCGGTGGTGGTCGTCGCGGCGGTGGTGTGGTTCCTGAAGCGGCGGCGCGAGCAGAAGGCCGGAGCGTAG
- a CDS encoding YbaY family lipoprotein, producing MKRTLPLLLAALLASPALAQGIRIVRPSTPPPATTASTPDLSDVPAGWRVVAGRVSAPSTVRLPAGSTVTVAIQDVTGGRSPSTLLEVSFPTTKLSTPYQLQYNPVRINPRREYVVTARVNDARGRLLYRSVTRQDLPESRTAVLNLRVTPR from the coding sequence ATGAAGCGTACCCTTCCCCTGCTGCTGGCCGCCCTGCTGGCCTCCCCGGCCCTGGCCCAGGGCATCCGCATCGTGCGGCCGAGTACCCCGCCCCCGGCCACGACGGCCTCCACCCCCGACCTCAGCGACGTGCCCGCCGGATGGCGGGTGGTCGCGGGCCGCGTTTCTGCCCCCTCCACCGTGCGCCTGCCCGCCGGGAGCACCGTCACCGTCGCCATTCAGGACGTGACCGGGGGCCGCTCGCCCTCCACCCTGCTGGAGGTGAGCTTCCCGACCACCAAGCTCTCCACCCCCTATCAACTCCAGTACAACCCGGTGCGCATCAACCCCCGCCGCGAGTACGTGGTCACCGCCCGCGTGAACGACGCGCGGGGCCGCCTGCTGTACCGCTCGGTCACCCGGCAGGACTTGCCGGAGAGCCGCACCGCCGTGCTCAACCTGCGCGTCACGCCCCGCTAA
- a CDS encoding DNA-3-methyladenine glycosylase encodes MLPVPSPSDHLLPDHPEGRAFLARDPVLGGVIATLGPLAPLTPTPDPFGTLIRSVIGQQLSVAAAGRIAGRVGAALGGVTPEALSTAAPDSLRALGLSWAKVRTVQALSGAALDGRVDFAHLGTLPDEAVIAALTPMPGIGRWTAEMFLIFGLARPDVFSFGDLILRQGVERLAPGADSRAVVAAWSPHRTLAARALWSEHHARQGRGRLSPDAQ; translated from the coding sequence ATGCTGCCCGTGCCGTCCCCTTCCGATCACCTCCTCCCCGACCACCCCGAGGGCCGCGCCTTCCTGGCCCGCGACCCGGTGCTGGGCGGCGTGATCGCCACACTGGGACCGCTCGCGCCGCTCACACCCACGCCGGACCCCTTCGGCACCCTGATTCGCAGCGTGATCGGGCAACAGCTCTCGGTGGCGGCGGCGGGCCGCATCGCGGGGCGGGTGGGGGCCGCGCTGGGCGGGGTCACGCCGGAGGCTCTAAGCACCGCCGCGCCCGACAGCCTGCGGGCGCTGGGGCTGTCCTGGGCCAAGGTCCGCACTGTGCAGGCCCTGTCGGGCGCGGCACTGGACGGGCGGGTGGACTTCGCGCACCTGGGCACCCTGCCCGACGAGGCGGTCATCGCGGCGCTGACCCCCATGCCCGGCATCGGGCGCTGGACCGCCGAGATGTTCCTGATCTTCGGGCTGGCGCGGCCGGACGTGTTCAGCTTCGGCGACCTGATTCTGCGGCAGGGGGTGGAGCGCCTGGCTCCCGGCGCGGATTCCCGCGCGGTTGTGGCGGCGTGGTCACCGCACCGCACCCTTGCCGCCCGTGCCCTGTGGTCCGAGCACCACGCGCGGCAAGGGCGGGGGCGCCTCTCCCCGGACGCGCAGTAG
- a CDS encoding Crp/Fnr family transcriptional regulator — MNYPSLVWHLKRTELFADLELAELERVAATTPCRDYHPGEVIYRMDDPADALYFVRSGLVKISKLFPSGKEAILGVVGQHDTFGELLLEPEERRPTQAEAIEPTSLIVLPRHELQHLLAQRPDLAMKLIRLMAARLFEARAWTAAVSAYSAPERVASLLFRLAREFGRPHPQGVELALKLSQEDLARMVGATRETVSHSLGKLKQAGAITRARTPIVVKMDVLGAMLAEPE, encoded by the coding sequence CTGACCTGGAGCTGGCCGAGCTGGAACGGGTCGCCGCGACGACGCCCTGCCGCGACTACCATCCTGGCGAGGTGATCTACCGCATGGACGACCCAGCCGACGCGCTGTATTTCGTGCGCAGCGGGCTGGTCAAGATCAGCAAACTGTTTCCCAGCGGCAAGGAGGCCATCCTGGGGGTGGTCGGCCAGCACGACACCTTCGGGGAACTGCTGCTGGAGCCCGAGGAGCGCCGTCCCACCCAGGCCGAGGCCATCGAACCCACCAGCCTGATCGTGCTGCCCCGGCACGAGCTGCAACATCTGCTCGCGCAGCGCCCCGACCTCGCCATGAAGCTGATCCGGCTGATGGCCGCGCGGCTGTTCGAGGCGCGGGCGTGGACCGCCGCCGTGAGTGCCTACAGCGCTCCCGAGCGGGTCGCCAGCCTACTTTTCCGCCTTGCCCGCGAGTTCGGGCGGCCGCACCCGCAGGGGGTGGAGCTGGCCCTCAAGCTCAGCCAGGAAGACCTTGCCCGGATGGTGGGGGCCACCCGCGAGACGGTGAGCCACTCGCTGGGCAAGCTCAAGCAGGCCGGGGCGATCACCCGCGCCCGCACGCCCATCGTGGTGAAGATGGACGTGCTGGGGGCCATGCTCGCGGAACCCGAATAG